A part of Euzebya rosea genomic DNA contains:
- a CDS encoding ATP-binding cassette domain-containing protein, translating into MSRTPSSAVPSRVVAWRLVRQEPVAYAIALLTWTTFHSLPVLSGWLLKVVLDRVQGGQPASTVWTVLAVLAGVEVGRWMVLVVSAVQWHGVWVFWHTVLRLNMLRSLVAAPGPAAGRLPGAPGEAVSRFRDDTKHVALVADVWLDMTGVSVAAAGALVVMVRVDPLVTLVALLPVGCALLLTRMMARRLKDLRVVEREATAAVTGFIGDTFAAITAIKAAGAEKAVEHRFDTLGRTRATAALRDQVATQVLQTLSGATGNLSTGLALLLLAPALAAGDASVGDVGLFASSAIVLATVPRWVARLGAYHRQADVSVDRMTRLLPPGADAGTLADPVDTALRHGPGAFPTVPARPLRQPEDHLDRLEVTGLVVRHDDGTTVGPVDLTVEAGRVTVLTGPVGAGKTTVLRALLGLVARDEGEIRWNGRLIEDPSTVLVPPLTAYLPQVPRLFSETLAETILLGVDDEGLEEALAIACLQPDLARMGSGLDTMVGPRGVRLSGGQIQRTAAARAFVRRPDLLVVDDLSSALDVATETQVWQRLLDRPDRPALLVVSHRERVLRAADRIVEIG; encoded by the coding sequence GTGAGCCGCACCCCGTCGAGCGCGGTTCCCTCCCGGGTGGTGGCCTGGCGGCTCGTGCGGCAGGAACCCGTCGCCTACGCCATCGCCCTTCTGACGTGGACGACCTTCCACTCCCTCCCGGTGCTGTCGGGCTGGCTGCTGAAGGTCGTGCTCGACCGGGTGCAGGGCGGCCAGCCCGCCTCCACCGTCTGGACGGTGCTCGCGGTGCTGGCCGGCGTCGAGGTGGGCCGCTGGATGGTGCTGGTGGTCAGCGCCGTGCAGTGGCACGGCGTCTGGGTCTTCTGGCACACCGTCCTCCGCCTGAACATGCTCCGTTCGCTGGTCGCCGCGCCGGGCCCGGCTGCGGGACGACTGCCCGGTGCCCCGGGGGAGGCCGTGTCGCGCTTCCGCGACGACACCAAGCACGTGGCGCTGGTGGCCGACGTGTGGCTGGACATGACCGGCGTGTCGGTCGCCGCTGCGGGCGCCCTCGTGGTCATGGTCCGCGTCGACCCGCTCGTGACGCTCGTGGCGCTGCTGCCGGTCGGCTGCGCGCTGCTGCTGACCCGGATGATGGCGCGGCGGCTGAAGGACCTGCGGGTGGTCGAGCGCGAGGCGACGGCGGCGGTCACCGGGTTCATCGGCGACACGTTCGCGGCCATCACCGCGATCAAGGCGGCGGGGGCGGAGAAGGCCGTCGAGCACCGCTTCGACACGCTCGGCCGGACCCGTGCGACCGCGGCGCTGCGCGATCAGGTCGCCACGCAGGTCCTGCAGACGCTGTCGGGCGCGACCGGCAACCTCTCGACCGGCCTGGCGCTCCTCCTCCTCGCCCCGGCGTTGGCAGCCGGCGACGCCAGCGTCGGCGACGTCGGGTTGTTCGCCAGCTCCGCGATCGTCCTCGCGACGGTGCCCCGGTGGGTCGCCCGACTCGGGGCCTACCACCGGCAGGCCGACGTCTCGGTCGACCGGATGACGCGGCTGTTGCCGCCGGGGGCCGACGCCGGGACGCTGGCCGACCCGGTCGACACGGCGCTGCGGCACGGACCGGGTGCCTTCCCCACGGTGCCGGCCCGTCCGCTGCGGCAGCCCGAGGACCACCTGGACCGGCTGGAGGTCACCGGACTGGTCGTGCGACACGACGACGGGACCACCGTGGGCCCGGTCGACCTGACCGTCGAGGCCGGCCGGGTGACGGTCCTGACGGGCCCCGTGGGTGCCGGCAAGACCACCGTCCTGCGCGCCCTGCTGGGGCTGGTCGCCCGCGACGAGGGCGAGATCCGCTGGAACGGGCGGCTGATCGAGGACCCCTCGACCGTGCTGGTCCCGCCGCTGACCGCGTACCTGCCCCAGGTCCCGCGCCTGTTCTCCGAGACGTTGGCCGAGACGATCCTGCTGGGCGTCGACGACGAGGGGTTGGAGGAGGCACTCGCCATCGCGTGCCTGCAGCCGGACCTCGCGAGGATGGGATCGGGGTTGGACACGATGGTCGGGCCGCGCGGCGTCAGGCTGTCGGGCGGGCAGATCCAGCGGACGGCCGCGGCACGCGCCTTCGTGCGTCGCCCAGACCTGCTGGTGGTCGACGACCTCTCCTCCGCGCTGGATGTGGCAACGGAGACGCAGGTGTGGCAGCGCCTGCTGGACCGCCCGGACCGTCCCGCCCTGCTGGTGGTCAGCCATCGCGAACGCGTCCTGCGGGCGGCCGATCGCATCGTGGAGATCGGATAG
- a CDS encoding peptidylprolyl isomerase yields MNENANGIDADAPTADDTPAGEPAVVAHALGAEDVTPRAEEASPPLEQPTDDHPHGADDDQHGAHGDHPHGHGADDSSGTSTGMIVLALLGVLAGVAGLIWYAVGVTPEDDEVATESSAVTTGESLPEGVVYSIAGVDRTLEDVEPRVRSIAPDLADALVDPEAASAEQRGQLAQVVATLVVDDLLGVAAEDAGVEVTEEDLQASIDEIVEVQFGGDAAAFEEQVVAEGLTVEAVRELQRPAVLIDKLVDARITEVTDEEVEAFYEQEAATEVVSHILVETEEEAQAAIDRIDGGEAFADVAAEVSLDGSAQNGGQLGPFQPGQFVEPFEDAVLETEPGEITGPVETEFGWHVITVDGADIPPLEEARPDIEEFLRQQQVGGITEQIVTEIDAAAQVTVAPVYGTWLGITGGGVQPPVNEVQDLPLEDALPLEELPTEGE; encoded by the coding sequence GTGAACGAGAACGCCAACGGCATCGATGCCGACGCCCCGACCGCAGACGACACCCCGGCAGGTGAGCCGGCCGTCGTTGCGCACGCGCTCGGTGCCGAGGACGTGACCCCCCGGGCCGAGGAGGCGTCACCGCCGCTCGAGCAGCCGACCGACGACCACCCCCACGGGGCCGACGACGACCAGCACGGTGCTCACGGCGACCACCCCCACGGCCATGGCGCGGACGACTCCAGCGGGACCTCCACCGGCATGATCGTCCTGGCCCTGCTCGGCGTGCTCGCCGGTGTGGCCGGCCTGATCTGGTACGCCGTGGGCGTGACCCCAGAGGACGACGAGGTCGCGACCGAGTCCTCCGCGGTCACCACCGGGGAGTCGCTGCCCGAGGGCGTCGTGTACTCCATCGCCGGTGTCGACCGGACGCTGGAGGACGTCGAACCCCGTGTCCGCAGCATCGCCCCGGACCTGGCCGACGCCCTGGTCGACCCCGAGGCCGCCAGCGCAGAGCAGCGAGGCCAGCTCGCCCAGGTCGTGGCCACCCTGGTCGTCGACGACCTGCTCGGCGTCGCCGCCGAGGACGCCGGTGTGGAGGTCACCGAGGAGGACCTGCAGGCCTCCATCGACGAGATCGTGGAGGTCCAGTTCGGCGGGGACGCCGCGGCCTTCGAGGAGCAGGTCGTCGCAGAGGGCCTGACCGTCGAGGCCGTCCGTGAGCTGCAGCGCCCGGCGGTCCTGATCGACAAGCTCGTCGACGCCCGGATCACCGAGGTCACCGACGAGGAGGTCGAGGCTTTCTACGAGCAGGAGGCCGCGACCGAGGTCGTCAGCCACATCCTGGTCGAGACCGAGGAGGAGGCGCAGGCCGCCATCGACCGGATCGACGGCGGCGAGGCCTTCGCTGACGTGGCCGCTGAGGTCTCCCTCGACGGCAGCGCGCAGAACGGCGGCCAGCTCGGCCCGTTCCAGCCCGGCCAGTTCGTCGAACCCTTCGAGGACGCCGTCCTGGAGACCGAGCCCGGCGAGATCACCGGCCCCGTCGAAACCGAGTTCGGCTGGCACGTCATCACCGTCGACGGCGCGGACATCCCGCCGCTGGAGGAGGCCCGCCCCGACATCGAGGAGTTCCTGCGCCAGCAGCAGGTCGGCGGCATCACCGAGCAGATCGTCACCGAGATCGACGCGGCCGCCCAGGTCACGGTCGCCCCGGTCTACGGCACGTGGCTCGGGATCACCGGCGGCGGTGTCCAGCCGCCCGTCAACGAGGTCCAGGACCTGCCGCTCGAGGATGCCCTGCCGCTGGAGGAGCTGCCCACCGAGGGCGAGTGA
- a CDS encoding ABC transporter ATP-binding protein — MRTSGEGSADLSLLTAHLRPERRQLVGLLAVLMVAMLLPVAGPVLLGSVVDAALADRPTGVLLRGAAAFLAVTLLADGLQLALTRWSVALAWRVGNRLRLDLARHALRLDLTWHGDHSPGLLIERIDGDVDAIVRFSSSAVLNLLGNAVLLSGTLAVALVIEWRAGLLIAAASLLAVEVMRRMRRAAVPFYDEEREVQASLYGDLEERLGGLEDVRANGAAGYAVHRLHESSARWWRVARRASMRGDGAYAIAAAVFTIGSVATLALAIWLQLAGRISLGEVLALFRFSQMVRQPLEAIAEQITEFQRAVAGSRRAARLLATAPDIEDGPGAHIPPGPLSVDFDDVHFAYPDEPDRVVLAGIDMHLPAGSVVGVVGRTGSGKTSLGRLLVRFWDVTGGSIRLGGVDVREPTGEELRRRVGVVTQEVQILRASLRDNLTLLGAVDATDDQLIAALQEVGLGGWLAAQPDGLDTHLEGAGALSAGQAQLLAFARILLTDPGVIVLDEATSRLDPATEALVTRATDRVFAGRTVVIIAHRLATLDRADIVVVIDEGRVLEAGPRADLARRHRGRYAALLQESAGVGGQP, encoded by the coding sequence GTGCGCACATCTGGGGAGGGTTCCGCCGACCTGTCGTTGCTGACGGCCCACCTGCGGCCCGAACGACGTCAGCTCGTCGGCCTGCTCGCGGTGCTGATGGTGGCGATGCTGCTGCCGGTCGCCGGCCCCGTGTTGCTCGGCAGCGTGGTGGACGCCGCCCTCGCCGATCGGCCAACAGGTGTGCTGCTGCGAGGGGCCGCGGCCTTCCTCGCCGTCACCCTGCTGGCCGACGGCCTGCAGCTGGCCCTGACCCGCTGGTCGGTGGCGCTGGCCTGGCGCGTCGGCAACCGGCTTCGGCTGGACCTGGCCCGCCACGCCCTTCGCCTGGACCTGACCTGGCACGGCGACCACAGCCCCGGATTGCTGATCGAGCGCATCGACGGCGACGTCGACGCCATCGTCCGCTTCTCCTCCTCTGCGGTCCTCAACCTGCTGGGCAACGCCGTGCTGCTCAGCGGCACGCTGGCCGTGGCGCTGGTGATCGAGTGGCGAGCCGGCCTGCTGATCGCGGCCGCGTCGCTGCTGGCGGTGGAGGTGATGCGTCGGATGCGGCGTGCCGCCGTGCCCTTCTACGACGAGGAACGCGAGGTCCAGGCCAGCCTGTACGGCGACCTGGAGGAGCGCCTCGGCGGACTGGAGGACGTACGGGCCAACGGTGCCGCTGGCTACGCGGTGCACCGCCTGCACGAGTCGTCGGCCCGCTGGTGGCGGGTGGCCAGGCGTGCCTCGATGCGTGGCGACGGGGCCTACGCGATCGCCGCCGCCGTCTTCACGATCGGTTCGGTGGCCACCCTGGCGCTGGCGATCTGGCTGCAGCTGGCGGGCCGGATCTCCCTCGGCGAGGTGCTGGCGCTGTTCCGCTTCTCCCAGATGGTCCGTCAGCCGCTGGAGGCCATCGCCGAGCAGATCACCGAGTTCCAGCGCGCCGTGGCCGGCTCCCGCCGTGCTGCACGGCTGCTGGCGACGGCCCCCGACATCGAGGACGGTCCCGGCGCACACATCCCTCCGGGGCCGCTGTCGGTGGACTTCGACGACGTGCACTTCGCCTACCCCGACGAGCCGGACCGGGTGGTGCTGGCCGGTATCGACATGCACCTGCCGGCCGGTTCCGTCGTGGGCGTGGTCGGCCGCACCGGCAGCGGCAAGACCTCCCTCGGTCGCCTGCTGGTCCGCTTCTGGGACGTCACGGGCGGCTCGATCCGCCTCGGCGGTGTCGACGTGCGCGAACCCACGGGGGAGGAGCTGCGGCGCCGTGTCGGCGTGGTCACCCAGGAGGTGCAGATCCTCCGCGCCAGCCTTCGGGACAACCTGACGCTCCTCGGAGCCGTCGATGCCACCGACGACCAGCTGATCGCGGCGCTGCAGGAGGTCGGCCTCGGCGGCTGGCTGGCCGCCCAGCCCGACGGCCTGGACACCCACCTGGAGGGGGCCGGCGCGTTGTCGGCGGGCCAGGCCCAGCTGCTGGCGTTCGCCCGGATCCTGCTGACCGATCCGGGGGTGATCGTCCTCGACGAGGCCACCAGCCGGCTGGACCCGGCCACCGAGGCCCTCGTCACCCGGGCCACCGACCGGGTGTTCGCCGGTCGCACCGTCGTCATCATCGCCCACCGGTTGGCGACGCTCGACCGTGCCGACATCGTCGTGGTCATCGACGAGGGACGGGTCCTGGAGGCAGGCCCTCGCGCCGACCTGGCCCGCCGCCACCGCGGCCGGTACGCCGCCCTGCTGCAGGAGTCCGCCGGCGTCGGAGGGCAGCCGTGA
- a CDS encoding esterase/lipase family protein gives MEAEYDDLSHLRRQAAVALRSLLRPGTYIGTVRELALTAVHAAAYPMGMARDANRRSTPLGQDLPDAVTDSETANMPIILVHGWIHNRSAFLGINRVLRKAGFRHIHAFDYNPLTYDIPEIAGMLAAEVDRVRSISGADKVMIVGHSMGGVVSRYYVQQLGGHDTVDTVISLGSPHRGTYAAYLAPGSSGPQMRPGHTLMRKLEETARPSDVRWIAVYSDLDMLIVPGVSAKLVHPALRAHNVKVDDLGHLSLLLSGEVMRTVVEHLSDRTLNRPEPLDDVHPLPERSARTLRVVPPVADPEPSLAAGDLAAEA, from the coding sequence GTGGAAGCCGAGTACGACGACCTGTCCCACCTGCGTCGACAGGCGGCGGTCGCCCTCAGAAGCCTTCTGCGCCCCGGCACCTACATCGGCACGGTACGAGAGCTCGCGCTGACGGCAGTCCACGCGGCGGCCTACCCGATGGGCATGGCGCGTGACGCCAACCGGCGGAGCACCCCGCTCGGGCAGGACCTGCCGGACGCCGTCACCGACAGCGAGACGGCGAACATGCCGATCATCCTCGTGCACGGCTGGATCCACAACCGCAGCGCGTTCCTCGGCATCAACCGGGTGCTGCGCAAGGCGGGCTTCCGCCACATCCACGCCTTCGACTACAACCCGCTGACCTACGACATCCCCGAGATCGCGGGGATGCTGGCCGCCGAGGTCGACCGGGTCCGGTCCATCTCCGGTGCGGACAAGGTCATGATCGTCGGCCACTCCATGGGCGGGGTCGTGTCGCGGTACTACGTCCAGCAGCTCGGCGGCCACGACACGGTCGACACCGTGATCAGCCTGGGTTCGCCCCATCGGGGCACCTACGCCGCCTACCTGGCGCCCGGGTCGTCCGGCCCGCAGATGCGCCCCGGCCACACGTTGATGCGCAAGCTGGAGGAGACCGCACGCCCCAGCGACGTGCGCTGGATCGCGGTGTACTCCGACCTCGACATGCTCATCGTGCCGGGGGTCAGCGCCAAGCTCGTGCACCCGGCGCTGCGTGCCCACAACGTCAAGGTCGACGACCTCGGCCACCTGTCGCTGCTGCTGTCCGGCGAGGTCATGCGGACGGTCGTGGAGCACCTCTCCGACCGCACCCTCAACCGGCCCGAGCCCCTCGACGACGTGCACCCCCTGCCCGAGCGCAGCGCCCGCACCCTCCGCGTGGTCCCCCCGGTGGCCGACCCCGAACCCTCCCTGGCCGCCGGCGACCTCGCCGCCGAGGCGTAG
- the sucC gene encoding ADP-forming succinate--CoA ligase subunit beta, which translates to MDLMEFQGKDLFRAHGIPTTPQGQIATTPEQAEALATEFGVPVMVKAQVLTGGRGKAGGVKYCPDAAAARAAAEAILGLDIKGHVVHKVLVEKASDIGEEYYLSILHDRVSKGYKAICSVEGGVEIEEVNRTQPDKVAKVDINPVDGMSEELANQILDQGAMPTDTRDQQVALLMKLYDGFVASDATLFEINPLIKTEDGRIIALDSKVSIDDNALFRHEDLASLEGPVPDDQQGDDLEARAKDKGLQYVKLDGDIGIMGNGAGLVMSTLDVVDQAGGKPANFLDAGGGASAESMADGIAFVLGDPAVKVMLINIFGGITRCDDVANGVLGAMEMLGDVEQKLVVRLDGNAAEEGRRILEEANNPKIVPASQMIEAAEKAVALVKEA; encoded by the coding sequence GTGGACCTCATGGAGTTCCAGGGCAAGGACCTTTTCCGCGCCCACGGCATTCCCACGACCCCGCAAGGACAGATCGCCACGACCCCTGAGCAGGCCGAAGCGCTGGCAACCGAGTTCGGTGTGCCGGTCATGGTCAAGGCACAGGTGCTGACGGGTGGTCGCGGCAAGGCCGGGGGGGTGAAGTACTGCCCCGACGCGGCGGCCGCGAGGGCTGCGGCAGAGGCGATCCTGGGCCTGGACATCAAGGGTCACGTCGTGCACAAGGTCCTGGTCGAGAAGGCCAGCGACATCGGCGAGGAGTACTACCTCTCGATCCTTCACGACCGGGTGAGCAAGGGCTACAAGGCCATCTGCTCGGTCGAGGGTGGTGTGGAGATCGAGGAGGTCAACCGCACGCAGCCGGACAAGGTTGCGAAGGTCGACATCAACCCCGTTGACGGGATGTCGGAGGAGCTGGCCAACCAGATCCTCGACCAGGGCGCCATGCCCACCGACACGCGGGACCAGCAGGTCGCCCTGCTGATGAAGCTGTACGACGGCTTCGTCGCCAGCGACGCCACGCTGTTCGAGATCAACCCGCTGATCAAGACCGAGGACGGCCGCATCATCGCGCTGGACTCCAAGGTCTCCATCGACGACAACGCGCTGTTCCGCCACGAGGATCTCGCCTCGCTCGAGGGTCCGGTGCCGGACGACCAGCAGGGTGACGACCTGGAGGCCCGCGCCAAGGACAAGGGCCTGCAGTACGTCAAGCTCGACGGTGACATCGGGATCATGGGCAACGGCGCCGGGCTCGTCATGAGCACCCTGGACGTCGTCGACCAGGCCGGCGGCAAGCCCGCCAACTTCCTCGACGCCGGTGGCGGGGCCAGCGCGGAGTCCATGGCCGATGGCATCGCCTTCGTGCTGGGCGACCCCGCCGTCAAGGTCATGCTCATCAACATCTTCGGCGGCATCACCCGCTGCGACGACGTCGCCAACGGTGTGCTCGGCGCGATGGAGATGCTCGGCGACGTCGAGCAGAAGCTGGTCGTCCGCCTGGACGGCAACGCTGCGGAGGAGGGACGTCGGATCCTCGAAGAGGCCAACAACCCCAAGATCGTCCCCGCGTCCCAGATGATCGAGGCCGCCGAGAAGGCCGTCGCGCTCGTGAAGGAGGCCTAG
- a CDS encoding sensor domain-containing diguanylate cyclase has translation MHVRTFAALVLVSGIVQVVRPVDPAVADTRLADLAATSIIGLAYWLLAPRFTLWAFHLVMFLGITLGFGSILRSASSVDAVIISTSLLWTGVLVAAISSTRTSRTYAVYLAAGSSTALLAAGPDEAWRLVVVLGLTTVATMELVNRLSTGLRRAAASDPLTGLRNRAGLEDAGDRLIRQSRRSGRPLALAVIDLDGFKAINDEKGHAAGDRLLVDCARAWQQEVRQDDVLARLGGDEFVLLAPNADRSAAELVLQRMADASPTSWTAGLAMAEEADDLGDLLERADLRLVQAKSVRPVDPDRVRT, from the coding sequence ATGCACGTCCGGACGTTCGCAGCCCTCGTGCTGGTCTCGGGCATCGTGCAGGTCGTCCGACCCGTCGACCCGGCGGTCGCCGACACGCGGCTGGCCGACCTGGCGGCGACCTCGATCATCGGGCTCGCCTACTGGCTGCTGGCGCCGCGGTTCACGCTCTGGGCGTTCCACCTGGTCATGTTCCTCGGGATCACGCTCGGGTTCGGGTCGATCCTCAGGAGCGCGTCGTCGGTCGATGCGGTCATCATCAGCACGTCGCTGCTGTGGACCGGAGTGCTCGTCGCCGCCATCTCGAGCACACGAACCAGCCGGACATACGCCGTGTACCTGGCAGCGGGCTCGAGCACGGCGCTGCTCGCGGCGGGCCCCGACGAGGCCTGGCGCCTGGTCGTCGTGCTCGGGTTGACGACCGTCGCGACGATGGAGCTCGTGAACCGCCTCAGCACCGGGCTGCGACGCGCTGCCGCGTCCGATCCGCTGACCGGGCTGCGCAACCGAGCCGGGCTCGAGGACGCCGGCGACCGCCTGATACGCCAGTCCCGTCGGTCCGGCCGTCCGCTGGCGCTGGCCGTGATCGACCTCGACGGGTTCAAGGCGATCAACGACGAGAAGGGCCACGCGGCCGGTGACCGGCTGCTCGTCGACTGCGCCCGGGCATGGCAGCAGGAGGTTCGCCAGGACGACGTGCTGGCACGGCTCGGCGGTGACGAGTTCGTGCTGCTGGCCCCCAACGCCGACCGTTCGGCGGCCGAGCTCGTGCTGCAGCGCATGGCGGACGCCTCACCGACGTCGTGGACGGCCGGCCTGGCGATGGCCGAGGAGGCCGACGACCTGGGCGACCTGCTCGAACGCGCCGACCTCCGCCTCGTCCAGGCGAAGTCGGTTCGCCCGGTCGACCCCGATCGCGTCCGGACCTGA
- the sucD gene encoding succinate--CoA ligase subunit alpha: protein MSIIIDESTKVVIQGTGSQGTAHGKRNKDYGTQIVAGTHPKKGGTTWEGLDVPIFASVKEAKDEVGANTSMVMVPAPFTKAAILEAYEAGIETIVAITEGVPVHDMTEVYNTLYTRQADGTYDMSSGPVLIGPNCPGLISPGKANVGIIPPQITKPGKVGLVSRSGTLTYQIMHELNLAGIGISTCVGIGGDPIIGSNFMDIIPKFAEDPDTEAIVFVGEIGGTEEQKVGRWIADNIPDTPCVAYVAGFSAPPGKQMGHAGAIVKEGSEGGETAADKKAALEEMGISVGINPSETAQLMIERLNG, encoded by the coding sequence ATGTCCATCATCATCGACGAGTCCACCAAGGTCGTCATCCAGGGCACCGGGAGCCAGGGCACCGCCCACGGCAAGCGGAACAAGGACTACGGCACGCAGATCGTGGCCGGGACCCACCCCAAGAAGGGCGGGACCACCTGGGAGGGCCTGGACGTCCCGATCTTCGCCTCCGTCAAGGAAGCCAAGGACGAGGTCGGCGCCAACACCTCCATGGTCATGGTGCCGGCACCCTTCACCAAGGCCGCGATTCTCGAGGCCTACGAGGCCGGCATCGAGACCATCGTGGCCATCACCGAGGGTGTCCCGGTCCACGACATGACCGAGGTCTACAACACCCTCTACACCCGCCAGGCCGACGGCACCTACGACATGTCCAGCGGCCCGGTCCTGATCGGCCCGAACTGCCCGGGACTCATCAGCCCCGGCAAGGCCAACGTCGGCATCATCCCGCCGCAGATCACCAAGCCGGGCAAGGTCGGGCTGGTCAGCCGCTCCGGCACGCTGACCTACCAGATCATGCACGAGCTGAACCTGGCCGGGATCGGCATCTCGACCTGCGTCGGCATCGGTGGTGACCCGATCATCGGGTCGAACTTCATGGACATCATCCCGAAGTTCGCCGAGGACCCCGACACCGAGGCCATCGTGTTCGTCGGCGAGATCGGCGGGACCGAGGAGCAGAAGGTCGGTCGCTGGATCGCCGACAACATTCCCGACACCCCCTGCGTCGCCTACGTCGCCGGGTTCTCGGCCCCTCCGGGCAAGCAGATGGGCCACGCCGGCGCCATCGTCAAGGAGGGTTCCGAGGGTGGCGAGACGGCCGCGGACAAGAAGGCCGCGCTCGAGGAGATGGGCATCTCGGTGGGCATCAACCCCTCCGAGACCGCACAGCTCATGATCGAGCGGCTGAACGGCTGA
- a CDS encoding ROK family transcriptional regulator encodes MDVNTTVNTAGEVLTLIRDGRARTRAELVRLTGLSRATVSQRVESLLGGGFVYEAGEAPSTGGRPPQTLAFNSEAGVVLVADLDVTRARLAIADLSGTLLAESTGEIDIAAGPDTVIAWMLDGFEDLLGKAGRGSAAVRGIGIGLPGPVEYSAGRAVSPPIMPGWDGVAVPALVQKAHPVPVLVDNDVNIMALGEYWTHWRDRVDDLLFVKVGTGIGSGLVMHGRIYRGQNGAAGDMGHIRVPSPGTVVCRCGNVGCLEAVASGAALAAELRRQGVDVEAVADVVREATGGSTQAIRMIREAGRQIGEVLAGAVNLLNPGAIVVGGEVALAAAELVAGVREAVYERSTVLATHDLRVQTSELNERAGVTGAAVMIIESILMPGAVDEAIRDRSPS; translated from the coding sequence ATGGACGTGAACACGACGGTCAACACGGCCGGGGAGGTGCTCACGCTCATACGGGACGGTCGGGCACGGACCCGCGCGGAGCTCGTGCGCCTGACCGGTCTCTCGCGGGCAACGGTGTCCCAGCGGGTCGAGTCACTCCTCGGTGGCGGGTTCGTCTACGAGGCGGGTGAGGCTCCGAGCACCGGCGGTCGACCACCGCAGACGCTGGCGTTCAACAGCGAGGCCGGCGTGGTGCTCGTCGCCGATCTCGACGTCACCCGCGCACGCCTCGCGATCGCCGACCTGTCCGGGACGCTGCTGGCCGAGTCCACCGGTGAGATCGACATCGCCGCGGGCCCCGACACGGTGATCGCGTGGATGCTGGACGGGTTCGAGGACCTGCTGGGGAAAGCCGGGCGCGGATCTGCGGCGGTGCGCGGCATCGGCATCGGGTTGCCGGGGCCGGTCGAGTACTCCGCTGGTCGTGCCGTCAGCCCGCCGATCATGCCCGGGTGGGACGGTGTTGCGGTGCCGGCGCTGGTGCAGAAGGCCCATCCGGTGCCGGTCCTCGTGGACAACGACGTCAACATCATGGCGTTGGGCGAGTACTGGACCCACTGGCGGGACCGGGTGGACGACCTGCTGTTCGTCAAGGTCGGCACCGGCATCGGCAGCGGGCTGGTGATGCACGGCCGGATCTACCGCGGTCAGAACGGCGCGGCCGGTGACATGGGGCACATCCGTGTCCCGTCCCCCGGGACCGTCGTGTGCCGCTGCGGGAACGTGGGGTGCCTGGAGGCCGTCGCCAGCGGTGCGGCCCTGGCTGCGGAGCTCAGGCGGCAGGGTGTCGACGTCGAGGCTGTCGCCGACGTGGTGAGGGAGGCCACGGGCGGAAGCACGCAGGCCATCCGCATGATCAGGGAGGCGGGTCGGCAGATCGGCGAGGTCCTCGCCGGGGCCGTCAACCTGCTGAATCCGGGTGCCATCGTCGTCGGTGGTGAGGTCGCGCTGGCTGCTGCCGAACTCGTCGCGGGTGTCCGCGAGGCCGTGTACGAGCGTTCGACGGTCCTGGCCACCCACGACCTGCGCGTGCAGACGAGCGAGCTGAACGAACGTGCCGGCGTCACCGGTGCCGCCGTCATGATCATCGAGTCGATCCTCATGCCCGGGGCCGTGGACGAGGCGATCCGAGACCGCTCGCCGAGCTGA